From the genome of Solanum lycopersicum chromosome 12, SLM_r2.1:
TAAACCTTTTGTCCATATTGAACTCGAGAGACGAATAAGAGGATAGAACATGGAATATAGGAAGTTTAGTTGACTCTAAATTGCTAGGGTTAATCCGTTTCTAGGATAGAGATCTTTATAGTTTCCTTGATAGTCACAGTTCTCCCAAATTAGATCTTTATCTTTTCAATTGAAGGTCTATTATAAAATTTACCTATAATAGTCAATCGACAAGTTTCGACTAGTTTTGGCATGCTCTATCTTTGAAAGCCTCACATTGGTAGATTTCGACTACCAACTCATAGGGCCGATGCTCTAGTTGTTATTGTTAAAGatagagatgaaaaatgaagaacaaAAATTGTAGATTGTTGGATCGGTTTGACAAATACTGAAAAATAGAATCGTAAAGGTGCTTTGATAACTTTGAGAATAATCAAAATGTATTAACCTAACCTTAGAGCACAATTTGTATTTTTCCATTTCTATAATACATTTTCTGTGcatttatttgatatttcataAATGCATTAGAGCCTGATAATTTAGATGTCGCATACGACTCTATTCTAAGAGAAAGTCATTACCAATTTTCTTTTGGGGAAATCGTATATTATAGCAAACtactaattcaaattaaatgtcataattacagtttgatttaattatacTCCATATAAAACTGTAGCTATTTTGTCTCTCTCCTTGGTGAATCTCGTTCGCCACTCTCGATGGTCTctccctcgcctctctcgcttttatacaaatacaaatgtataaaatgcgtttgtgtttgtataaaatgcattgtatttgtgtttgtataaagcgagaaaaaattgtatataccaATACAAACATTCATATtttcgttctatacacttatgattatacaaatataaatcttCCTctgcccaatttttttttatctttgtctcttttctcgctttatacaaacacaaatcatacaattgatttttttatatatgtatacctaaacagattatacaattgcttctttttgtatatatgtatcgcgaaatatatatattatggaccgcaattatgcaaactataattACAGCttacaaatatgattttggtgtttgctatatgtgaaagttgctctttttaaaaaaaaaattaaaatggataaattttaagaatcacataattttaatatgaaattacaatctatctctctttagtttataattatatCAATCCCTTAAAAAGTAACAGAAAtcggatacataatatgtagctcggatacattaatagtatctcaaatatattataacataaatgctcagatacattataaaataaatcgaatacataatatatagtttaaatatattaaatatgtaactcaaatatattaaagaaataaaaattactagTAGGacataaagaaaacataaaaagcGTTATCATTTATAATTGAGGGTCAAATTTGAGACATTTCAAGTTTATTCCTCACCTCCTTCTGGAAGGCAAAAGCAAAGAATAGTCTgaataataagaagaataaaaaagcAAAGCTGCTGTTGGAAGTACGAACTTGTTCTCCCTTAAGACTTTCCTTTCTCCTAAACCCTACACCATTGATTCTTTAGGTCAAAAACTTCTACTCGATTTTCATGCAAGAGATCTACTTTATCGCCACCatctaaacttttttttttttaacaggACCAAATCTACGATGCTGGGCGTTTTAAGGCGCAAGGTTGCTTCTGCTTCggtatgttatatttttttttgaagttgtgTACTTTGTTCGGAGccttatgatgaaatgaatatgtggagttttttgttttatatttttgggcAGGGTTTAGGGAAATCTATGTATGCAGTTCGACCTACCTCTAGAATTTCATCTACTGCAACTGAAGAGGTAATGTATATTTATAGCTGGATGTAAATGTAAATGTTTCTTATCTTattatcttataaaaaaaaatgattttcgaTTTTTGCTGAATTCTATTTTGGAACATTTTTACCTGAAATTCTTGCACCTATGACATTTGGTCAGTTTTAAGATAAATACAGTATTGAGCTAGCACCCATGGCAACGAGCTTTTAGACCTTCGCTAGAGGTGTCTGGGAGAATAGATggagtggtcaatgaagtgaaTTAAGCACCATGGTGTCTTAGGTTCAAATCCAAGCAAAACACAAAAACACGAGGTGATTTCATTTTCATCCGTATTCCTTCCTTGGCAGTATGGGAAGTCTATATCTATAAGGAAGTCTCGGATGCCAACTGTCCTAGACTTGGTGGACAGAGTTACCTAATACTTGTTGTTGGTGGGaggtgaaaaatattatatagatTGGTTGAGAATCAAGATGCGTGCGAGCTGGCTCGGATATCATGGTTATCAAAAAAGATGTTCATTATTGAGCTATCGGGTTTAAGTACTCGATCATCATATGTCAATAGTCTATCTTGGCCTATGAAATGACAACATTGTTTTGATTAAGAATATCAGGTAATCCAAACAGAGGAGTACTGTTCATCACATTGATTTCCTTTAATTTAGTAGGTTTTTAGGTTGGTTTGCTAAATAGGTAAATTGGTTTGGAACTGTATGATGTCAGTCCTTAGACCTCACCTGCAGTTTACGTTATCATGTCTGTTTTCCTTCTACTTCTCGTTATCTACTGTTTTATTTCTAGCTTTCGGCTATGATTGTGTTCTAAATTAGGTAGTTTCAACatgtaaaattttttttttaggtagTTTCCACAGTTcatgatatgatgttttgaGATAAACCATCTGATAGTTATCCAggcagtatatatatatatgtattgtcCTAAAATTCCGGGATGCTATTTGTCTTTTGAAATTCCAGTTTCATATATTGAACTGGATATGCtccttattttttcttgtatacTTTGTTCTATTTGAGATTTTAGGCATAACATACTTTTCACATGTCAACAGATATTACTTCTTCCTATACAATGCGGTCATGCTCGGCAATTCAGTCATCTTGTTTTACCTGGTAATTGTGGTGGCTCaatcacaaaattcaaaatattcatCTCATGTTGCTATTGTTACTAACTCCTAATTTGTGATACAGGATGCTCAGTGAACATGAGGCCAGATAGGTCAGTAACCATTTTCATTACTAAGAGACCTGCTGTGTAAAGGTGTACGGCATGAAAAAATGCACCATATGTTTCCTCCAATTAGTATTCCCATTTTCCTCGTAGGACAACCATGCTTTAGTTCTATGTTTGAGGTGAAACCaacaattgtttttttaatctctGCATATCTTAGTTTTGTTGTTAGCAATACAACTTGGTCATTGTTTTTTGTCATTATACTTTGGTAGAAGACCAGACCTTGTTTTTGGCAGCTGCCTATGTGTCTTCCTGTACATAAATGAGAAATCAAGAGCTGAGGCAGTTCGAGGCCTCACTTGTTTACATTAGGATTAGGACTTCTTAatgtaaatgattaaaattgtCTCTAGATCTAAACACTAATTGATTAAGATTGTTTATTTTCTAACATCTCaatatgcataattttttattttgtaaaataataaaaaaatcattatttgatataaaaatgaaacattTATGCTCTTAAGCTGATCTTGAAAAGTGGATCTTAAAAAGCAATATTAATCTGCTTTAGTGTGTGTGTCTGTACATATATTATCTATTATTCAGCAATTGACCTGTTATCAATAATGTAGAACTGACCACAAAGATATTTCACTTTTATACCCTTAAAGTCATTCTTAAATTGTAGTTTAAAGAAAGGAAAACAGAAAAACGCTGGATATGCAGTAAATTAACTGAAATCATTTTTGATTATTATTCTCCTATTTTCATCACCAAACTTATAACAAAAGATGAGATAATACGCCTTGAAGTATGTGCACACTTTCTTATGCTGTACCCTGTTATGATGTAATTCTTTCTTTGGTGGATGTTAGTGATAAAGATCAAGTAAAATTGATGATTATGTTGCATTTTGCTGCTCCTACTCTTCTTTCCCCCCTTTTTTTGTTGGTCCACATGAATTGTTTTGCTGTCTGCAGGGGAGCTGTGGTTAATTTTCACTCAAGTCTATCACAACAGATTTGCATCAGGCCTTTTTGTTCAAATAGTGGTATATCTTCTCTAATAGTGATTTACCTTGTCTTGTCTTGAATCCTGATAATAATGCAGCATCTGCTAATGTACAACATGTAgctatttaaaattaaaatgtcttcTCTAGTTTTGGTCACCTGAAATGATTATTACCTATTCATAATCTTTGAGAAGATAccatttccttttcttttttattattgagaTCTTATATAGATATTAATTGAACTTTGCAGgttcttttgttatttatattgtGATATCTAACTTTTAACATGTTAATCACGATAATCTGCAAATTCCTATTTAAGATTGAATGGTTAATTTGCATCGTCTATCTAAACATACAGTGATAGCTACTACTTGGAATGGAGGTGAAGTTACATattcatttgaaatttaaaattaatttatactcCATATGTTGTGAAATGATGTATTGGTTGGATGTTTACTCTTATTCATCTTCTTGTTTCATTTCTAGTCTTCTCTTCAGTGCTATCCcttttagtttttctattgGGTTTGGTTGGGATTAAATATGAATACACAGGAACATTAGGACGTTTACCCttctattttcattattagtacaTAAATCCAGCTGATGGATATTTTGAAATACGTTAATCCAAAGTGGAGGGATGAGCTATAAATGTACTGCAATAATGGAGAATAATGATGACTACCATTTTTTTGTCTAGCAAGTTCATAATAGACACTTCTAACCCATGTATTCATTGTGTGCACAATTAGATGTCTCTCACTTGTTGAATGAATGACTATCAGCGAGATGACTGGCAATTTTATTAATAGTTCAGAAATTGCTTAAATTGCTGTGTCTTACTGTGATCAATTGACTTTGCAATGTAATACAATTACTAACATTTTGTGCCTTCGTTTGCCCCATCTGAATTTCTTCCAAAGGTGATCTGGTCGATGCTGTTGTTCCTTATATGGGCGAATCCATAAGCGATGGCACACTGGCTAAATTGCTGAAGAGTATGTTTTTTGTTAGTGtccacatattttttctttataacttGGTTATTTTAATCTCATTCTTTTTGTGCAGATCCTGGTGACAAAGTAGAAGTTGATGAGCCAATTGCTCAGATTGAAACAGACAAGGTACTTGAACATGTTTAACTAATTAAGTCCAATTATTTTTTGTGGGTTTCTGTGGAGGTTAATGGCTTATATGTCATCCAGGTAACAATTGATGTAACCAGTCCTGAGGCCGGTGTAATCCAAAAGGTAGAATATCGTTTTAATACTggaactcttcattttctttcccAGGTTTCTTATTCATTTGTTATTTTGATATCAATTGATTTTGCATTTGCTTTGGAACATTGATAGTTTGTAGCTAAGGAAGGAGATACTGTGGAACCAGGCTTCAAGGTTGCTATCATTTCAAAATCCGGTGAGGGTGTGGAGAGTGTAGATCATGTTGCTCCTTCTGAGAAGCCATCTGAAAAAGAAGCTCTAAAGCCAACTTCTCCCATTCAAGAGAAAAAGGTGGAAGAGGTGAAATCCAAACTTGAGGTGGCTCCTGTGAAGGAGAATTCTAAGGCAACTTCACCGCCCCCTAAACGGTCTGCTACAGAACCCCAACTTCCACCCAAAGAACGGGAAAGACGAGTAAGTCTCTTACACTTTTGAAAGCTTTTTGTGATGACACTATTCATTTGAGCATTCGTCTCAATTACTGAGTAGCAACATCTGAATCCCTCTTGATGATAGGTTCCCATGACTAGGCTCAGGAAAAGAGTTGCCACTCGATTGAAAGATTCTCAGAACACCTTCGCATTGTTGACTACATTCAATGAAGTTGATATGTAAGTTTGGATTgttattttgaaacaaatttttGAGCTTCTTTGTCATATGTTGTAGCTCAACCCTTCTGTTATCAGAAAGATAACCAAGTCTTTTGACAACTTGATCTTTGTTGCATGGATTCATGTAAAGGTACATATTCAGTATGTGTCTGGTATTGACTTGTTAATTTTTGCCAACTTTGTATTTTGAAGAAGggaaaaggacaaatatacccCGGGACTATCGTAAACGGGGTATGCAGATACCCCGGTCATACTTTTGGAACATTGGTGCCCTTGCcatccaaaaactagagcatatatgccCTTCACTCTAATGGATGACAAAATAGGGACACGTAGTGCAATCTTATCCTTCGAtccaatatttaataaatgtcgatcggtggataagattatgacacatgTATGTCCCTtagtataaagggtatatatgtAATAGTTTTTGGACGGCAGGGCACCAATGTCTCAAAAGTATGACGGAGGGTATCTGCATACCGTAAATGGTATGCACGACAATTTggatatatttgtctttttccCCTTTGAAGAATCCACATGAAAAACCATGCTGATATCACACCTGTTTGACATTGTTACGCCAGTGAAAATGGAAGGGTCCATATATGATGTAACAGGTTTTATAGATGAGTAAAACTGGTTTACTTGAGTGATTTAGGAGGTCCAAATCTTAGTACTTCTTTCTTTCTGGGGATATTATTTTGT
Proteins encoded in this window:
- the alpha-kGDH gene encoding alpha - ketoglutarate dehydrogenase subunit E2, whose translation is MLGVLRRKVASASGLGKSMYAVRPTSRISSTATEEILLLPIQCGHARQFSHLVLPGCSVNMRPDRGAVVNFHSSLSQQICIRPFCSNSGDLVDAVVPYMGESISDGTLAKLLKNPGDKVEVDEPIAQIETDKVTIDVTSPEAGVIQKFVAKEGDTVEPGFKVAIISKSGEGVESVDHVAPSEKPSEKEALKPTSPIQEKKVEEVKSKLEVAPVKENSKATSPPPKRSATEPQLPPKERERRVPMTRLRKRVATRLKDSQNTFALLTTFNEVDMTNLMKLRSEYKDTFVEKHGVKLGLMSGFVKAAVSALQNQPIVNAVIDGDDIIYRDYVDISIAVGTPKGLVVPVLRDVDRMNFAEIEKTINELAKKATNGTISIDEMAGGSFTISNGGVYGSLLSTPIINPPQSAILGMHSIVNRPMVVGGVIVSRPMMYIALTYDHRLIDGREAVYFLRRIKDVVEDPRRLLLDV